From the genome of Vicia villosa cultivar HV-30 ecotype Madison, WI linkage group LG2, Vvil1.0, whole genome shotgun sequence, one region includes:
- the LOC131646574 gene encoding UDP-glycosyltransferase 73D1-like, with the protein MSYESNNLHFILVPLFAQGHMIPMIDMARILAQQNVTVTLLTTPQNTSRFHKTIHRATKSGLPIHLLELPFPSQEAQLPLSCENLDALPSRNLLRNFYNALHMLQEPLEDYITNHTLPPSCIISDKCISWTSLTARKFNVPRLVFHGMSCFSLLTSYNIKLHNAHRSVDSDTDPFVIPGVMPQRIEITRAQLPGTFVSLPDLDDYRDKMHEAEMSSHGVVVNSFEELEQGCAQEYEKAMNKRVWCIGPVSLCNKENLDRFERGNKSCIEEKQCLEWLNLREARSVIYVCLGSLCRLVTSQLIEIGLGLESSNRPFIWVVKTNLELENWLKSENFEERVKGKGLLIKGWAPQILILSHPSIGGFLTHCGWNSTIESVCFGVPMITWPLFAEQFVNEKLIVEVLKIGVGIGVEVPVRFGDEKKAGVLVKKGRVVEVIEMCVEGGVEGEKRRCRVKELGIMATKALDKDEGSSHFNISCLIQDIIDYHSNKN; encoded by the coding sequence ATGTCTTATGAATCCAACAACCTTCACTTTATCTTGGTTCCTCTCTTTGCTCAAGGCCACATGATCCCAATGATAGACATGGCAAGGATCCTAGCACAACAAAATGTGACAGTCACTTTACTCACAACACCTCAAAACACTTCAAGGTTTCACAAAACAATCCATAGAGCAACAAAATCAGGCCTTCCAATCCACCTCCTAGAACTTCCATTTCCATCTCAAGAAGCTCAACTTCCATTATCCTGCGAAAATCTCGACGCTTTACCATCAAGAAACCTACTCAGAAACTTCTACAATGCACTTCACATGCTTCAAGAGCCTCTAGAAGATTACATCACAAACCATACTCTCCCACCAAGTTGCATTATTTCTGACAAATGCATCTCTTGGACATCCTTAACGGCAAGAAAGTTCAACGTTCCGAGACTTGTTTTCCACGGCATGTCTTGTTTCTCATTGCTCACCTCGTACAATATCAAACTTCACAATGCTCATCGCTCGGTTGATTCTGACACCGACCCTTTCGTGATCCCTGGAGTAATGCCTCAGAGGATTGAGATAACAAGAGCTCAACTTCCCGGAACATTTGTTTCTCTCCCCGATCTCGATGACTATAGAGACAAAATGCATGAAGCTGAAATGTCTTCACATGGAGTTGTTGTAAATAGTTTTGAGGAGTTAGAACAAGGTTGTGCTCAAGAGTATGAAAAAGCCATGAACAAAAGAGTTTGGTGCATAGGTCCAGTTTCTTTATGCAATAAAGAGAATCTAGATAGGTTTGAGAGAGGAAACAAATCTTGTATTGAAGAGAAACAATGCTTGGAATGGCTTAACCTAAGGGAAGCAAGGTCAGTTATTTATGTATGTCTTGGTAGTTTATGTAGACTTGTTACATCACAATTGATAGAGATTGGTTTAGGTTTAGAATCATCAAATAGGCCATTTATTTGGGTGGTTAAAACTAATCTAGAGCTAGAAAATTGGTTAAAAAGTGAAAATTTTGAGGAAAGGGTTAAAGGAAAAGGACTTTTGATTAAAGGATGGGCACCACAAATTTTGATACTTTCTCATCCTTCCATTGGAGGATTCTTAACACATTGTGGATGGAATTCAACTATAGAGAGTGTGTGTTTTGGGGTGCCAATGATAACATGGCCTTTATTTGCTGAACAATTTGTGAATGAAAAGCTTATTGTTGAAGTTCTTAAGATTGGAGTTGGGATTGGTGTTGAGGTTCCTGTGAGGTTTGGTGATGAAAAGAAAGCTGGGGTGTTGGTGAAGAAAGGTAGAGTTGTTGAAGTTATAGAGATGTGTGTGGAAGGAGGTGTGGAAGGAGAAAAGAGGAGGTGTAGAGTAAAAGAACTTGGAATTATGGCTACTAAGGCTTTAGATAAGGATGAAGGTTCTTCTCATTTTAACATTTCATGTTTAATTCAAGATATTATAGATTATCATTCTAATAAAAATTAA